A segment of the Terriglobales bacterium genome:
CATGATCTTGCTCAGCTTGTCGGCGGTGATCTCCGAGTTCGCCTCCAGCAGCACTTCGCCCGAGCTGGTGTCCACGATGTCGGCCGCGGTGAACGCGCCCTCCAGGTCCGTGGCGTCAATTTCGATCTCGCTGATGCGCGCCTTCTGGATTTCCTTCAGCAGCGCCGGCGTGATCTTGCGGCCGGAGTGGACGATTTCGTCGCCACTCTTGCTGGCAATGCGGTGCGCCAGCTTCAGGCCAACCAGGTTCGTCGGCTTCTCGATGCCCGGCTCCAGCACCCAGTGCAGCTTCTTGTCCTTCAGGCTGATGCGGTCAACCGTGTAGAACGTCCGCAGAATGTCTTCGTCCTGCCGCAGCCCCAGCGCGCGCAGGAAGATGGTGCCCAGGAACTTGCGCTTGCGGTCGATGCGGACGTACAAAATGTTTTTCTGGTCGTACTCAAACTCCACCCACGAGCCGCGATACGGAATGATCTTGCCCAGGAAGTACGTGCGGTTGTTCGCCGTCTCGAAAAAGACGCCGGGCGAGCGGTGGAGCTGCGAAACGATCACGCGCTCGGTCCCGTTGATGATGAACGTACCGTTCTGCGTCATCAGCGGCACGTCGCCGAAGAAGACTTCCTGCTCCTTGATGTCGCGGATGGAGCGGTTCCCGGTCTCGGCGTCCTTGTCGTAGATGGTCAGGCGCATCGTGACCTTGAGCGGCGCCGAATAGGTCATGCCGCGCTCTTCGCACTCGGCCACGTCGTACTTCAGCTGCAAGCCGACCGGGTCGCCGCACTTGTTGCAGAAGTCAGGCGTGTTGGCGTTGTACGTGCCGCACTTGGAGCAGAGCACGTCGCCGGAGTGGAACGGGTCGGTGATCACCGTGGCGCCGCAGTTGCGGCAGGTGGTCCGGAGGTGGTGCAGCCCCTTTAGGTGGCCGCACTTGCACTCCCAGTTGCCGATGGCATAGTCCACGAACTCCAACTGGGAGACGTTGCGGAAGTCCGAGATGGGGAACACCGACTGGAACACCGACTGGAGCCCGGCGTCATCGCGCTCGCTGGGCAGGCGGTCCATCTGCAGGAAGCGGTCGTAGGAACGCTTCTGCACCTCGATCAGGTTCGGGATCTGGATGGTGGCCGGAATTTTTGAGAAATCAAGACGATTGCGGACGGCGGTCTTCTTCGGCATCGAAACTCCTTGCGATCACTACGGGCGACGCGCCCTTCGGCATCGCCCAAAACGCGCTGCACTCGCTCAGCGCAACGAATCAAAGCTTGCTGTGGGTGCCCCATCCTGTGCGGGGCCGCTCCTTGCTCCGCAACGGATGGGCGACGACACTTGCGTCGCGCACCTGTTTCCGTGTTACATTCCCGGCGAGACGGAGAAAATGCCCGTCTTTCGCAGACAAAGCAGCATGCGCCCGCAGGGACAAGAATCCCCGCAGGCGCCGTGACGCGCCGTTGCGACTTCCTGAACTGTGCTTGCCCGCGCCAGTCTTTAAGGCCTGTTCCCCTCCAGCGCGCCTGCCGCAGCAGAGCGCCGGAGCTCGCCATTCAAACTGTTTGCGCCACGCCGCCGCCCAGGAGCGGCATCGCCGCGCTCATCCATAGCTGAATCGCTTCTCAGAAGGGGATGCTGATTGGATGCTCCAGCATCCCCACTGGATTCAGCCGTTTGCCAGAGAGACGGACACCTTGCGGCGTCCGCGCGACTACTTCACCTCGATCGTCGCGCCGGCCTCGGCAAACTTCTTCTTGATGGTCTCCACCTCTTCCTTGGAGACGCCCTCTTTCACCGTCTTGGGCGCGCCGTCCACCAGGTCCTTGGCTTCCTTCAGGCCCAGGCTGGTCACTTCGCGCACCGCCTTGATGACGTTGATCTTGTTCGATCCCACGTCCTTCAGGACCACGGTGAACTCGGTCTTCTCCTCGGCCGGGGCCGCGCCCGCCGCCGCCGCGCCGCCGCCCTGCACCACAACCGGGGCAGCCGCCGCCGCCGAGACGCCAAGGCGCTCCTCGAGCCGCTTCACCAGCTGCGCCGCGTCGAGCAGCGACAGCCCTACGATTTGCTCTTCCAACTGCTGAATGTCCGCCATTTCATTTCTCCAAAAGGTTTAGTCGTGTGCTGTCCCGTCGCCCTCGTCAGCGTTTCCAGTGCCGCCAGCCCGCCAGACATGCAGGCCCGCGGCATCCCGCGACAACAGCGACCAAATCTTTTTGCCGCCGCGTCAGCACATCGCGGCGACGAAACTCATCAGGGCGCCCCGCGTTCGCGCCGCGCCGATTGCGGCCTAACGTGGCGATGCCCTCAGCCCCTTTACGACGCCGCTTCGGCGCCCTTGAACTTGCTCTCCTTCACGCCCTGGTTCACCACCACCGCTACCTTACGACCGACGGCGTTCATGGCCGTCGCCAGGCGCGTGGCCGGCGCGTTGATCAGGAACAGGAGCTTGCTGTACAGCTCCTGCTTCGAGGGCATGCTCGCCAGCGCCTCGATCTCGCGGATCGCGATCACGCGGCCCTCGACGATCCCCGCCTTGAACGTGAACTCGGGATTGTCCTTGGCGTACTTGCTGAGCGCCTTGGCCAGCTCGACCGGATCACCCGACGTGTACGCGATCGACGTGACGCCGGTCAGCTCCTTCAGCGCCTGCTCGGCCGGCGTGCCCTTCGAGGCGCGCTCGGCCAGCGTGTTCTTCACTACGCGATACTTGGCGCCGCTAGCGCGGACGGCCTTGCGCAGCTCGAAGTCCTGCGCCACCGTCAGCTTGCCGTAAGTGGCGACAATGATGTTGTTCGCCTTCTGCAAGTCGGCGGCCAGCTTCTCCACCTGTTCGACTTTCTTCGCCTTGGTGACTGCCATGAGTCCGGTCCTTTTTCTGATGTGTGCGACTGCTGTCGCTCGCAGGTCCTCGGTTTTCAATGGCCCGATGACCCGATGGCCCGATGTTCAATCGCCCCTTACGCCCGCGCCGCCGCCTCAACCGCCGAGGTATCAATCCGGATGCCGGGGCCCATCGTCGAGCTGAGCGTCACGCTCTTCAGATACTTGCCCTTGGCGGCCGCCGGCTTCGCCTTGATTACGCTCGAGATCAGCGTGGTGGCGTTGTCCACCAGCTTGTCGGCGCTGAAGCTCATCTTGCCCACCGGCACGTGCACCAGCGCGGTCTTATCGGTGCGGAACTCCACCTTGCCGGCCTTCACTTCCTGCACCGCGCGGGCCACGTCGAACGTCACCGTGCCCGTCTTCGGATTGGGCATCAGGCCGCGCGGGCCCAGCACCTTGCCCAGCCGGCCGACCGATTTCATCATGTCGGGAGTGGCGATCACGGCGTCGTAGTCCATCCAGTTTTCCTTCTGGATCTTCTCCACCATGTCTTCGCCGCCCACGTAGTCGGCGCCCGCCTGCTCGGCTTCCTTGGTCTTCTCCCCGCTGGCGATCACCAGCACCTTCTTCGACTTGCCCAGCCCATGCGGCAGGACGACGGTGCCGCGCACCATCTGGTCGGCGTGCTT
Coding sequences within it:
- the rplL gene encoding 50S ribosomal protein L7/L12, yielding MADIQQLEEQIVGLSLLDAAQLVKRLEERLGVSAAAAAPVVVQGGGAAAAGAAPAEEKTEFTVVLKDVGSNKINVIKAVREVTSLGLKEAKDLVDGAPKTVKEGVSKEEVETIKKKFAEAGATIEVK
- the rplA gene encoding 50S ribosomal protein L1, with protein sequence MAKEGKNITKARAAVEPRPYKLEEAVPLLQKVKFAKFDETVEITLRLGVDPKHADQMVRGTVVLPHGLGKSKKVLVIASGEKTKEAEQAGADYVGGEDMVEKIQKENWMDYDAVIATPDMMKSVGRLGKVLGPRGLMPNPKTGTVTFDVARAVQEVKAGKVEFRTDKTALVHVPVGKMSFSADKLVDNATTLISSVIKAKPAAAKGKYLKSVTLSSTMGPGIRIDTSAVEAAARA
- the rplJ gene encoding 50S ribosomal protein L10, producing the protein MAVTKAKKVEQVEKLAADLQKANNIIVATYGKLTVAQDFELRKAVRASGAKYRVVKNTLAERASKGTPAEQALKELTGVTSIAYTSGDPVELAKALSKYAKDNPEFTFKAGIVEGRVIAIREIEALASMPSKQELYSKLLFLINAPATRLATAMNAVGRKVAVVVNQGVKESKFKGAEAAS